From Roseateles sp. SL47:
GCAACAAGCGCCTTTGCAATCGGCAGAGCAAACCGTTCTTCCCCATAGTCGCGAATCACCGTGGCGAGTTGAGTGACATCCGCCCGCGCCAGGAACTCGGCGGCACTTTCGCCGCGCGTGGTGTCCATGCGCATGTCCAGCGGGCCATCGAAGCGGAAGCTGAAGCCCCGCTCCGGGTTGTCGATCTGTGGACTGGAAACACCCAGGTCCAGCATGACGCCGTGCACCTGGTTGACGTGAAGAGCATCCAGCTGCGCCGCCATGTCGGCAAACGGGGCGTGGCAGATGGAGAAACGCGGGTCATCGACCCGCGTCTGACCGGACGTGGCGGCCGCGACCGCTTCCGGGTCGCGGTCGATGGCAATCAACCGCCCCGGGTCGGACAACCGTGAAAGCAGCAGACGTGAGTGGCCCCCGCGGCCGAAAGTTCCGTCCACATAGATGCCGGCGGGATCGTTCAGGACGCCATCAACCGTTTCCTGCAGCAGGACGGTGGTGTGGGTGAAAGGGGTGGCGCTCATCAGAAGCTGAAATCCTTGAGCGCATCCGGCAGTTCGGACTGCATGACGGCGGCTTCGTGGGCGGCATAGGCTTGCGCGTCCCACAGTTCAAAGTGGCTGCCCATCCCGAGCAGCATGACGTCTTTCTGGAGGCCTGCGGCCGCGCGGAGCTCGGGGGCGACGAGCACGCGGGCGGCGGAGTCGATCTCGACATCCTGCGCATTGCCCAGAAACACACGCTTCCAGCCGGCGGCGGACATGGGCAGTGCGGCCACACGATCGCGGAATTGCTCCCAGGCTGGACGGGGGAAGACCATGAGGCAGCCTTCCGGGTGCTTGGTGAGCGTGAGCTCACCGTTGCACAGTGCTTGCAGGACTTCGCGGTGCCGTGCAGGGACGGTCAAGCGCCCCTTGGCGTCCAACGCCAAGGCACTCGCCCCTTGAAACACGACATTCGCCACTTTGCCCCACCAAATTGCACTTTCTCCCACTTTAATGGCGGCCAGTGCTCCGGTCAAGAAAATCCGGCGTTTTTCCCAATCAAATCAACTACTTAGCTTCGGTTCTGAAGCGATCCACAAAAACAAAAGTCCTTCAAAATGAAGGACTTAAATAGGGCTGTGCAAGTGATGGATCAACTAAAACTCAGGATGTACCAACAAGAAACAATCGCCGAGTCGGGCAACCGCGACCCAGCGATGGTCAACCTTGCGGATCACTGCCCCTACTTCACACCGTCTCATGACAAGTTCGGGCAATTGACGGCAAAAGGGGGACAAACTGACATTTTTGTCAACTCGGTGTCGCCCCTGAGGTCCGACAGAGGGCCGCTCAGACGGGCGCCTGCCACCATGCGTCCGTGGCGGCCGGCTGATGGATGTCCACAGGGGCGCCCATGATGGGCGTCACCAGTTCCACCGACCGCAGCCGCGCCAGCGCCTGGATACGCTCGAACGGGTCCTGCCAGCGGTGCATGGCCAGGTCGAAGGTGCCGTTGTGGATGGGCATCAGGCGGCGGCCACGCAGATCCAGGTGGGCTTGCAGCGTCTGCTCCGGCTGCATGTGGACATAGGGCCAGCGGGCGTCGTAGGCGCCGGTTTCCATCAACGTCAGGTCGAAACCGCCGAAGCGCTCGCCGATGGCCTTGAAGCCGTCGAAATAGCCGGTGTCCCCGCTGAAGAAAATACGCAGGCCGGCGTCTTCAATGACCCACGAGGCCCACAACGTGCTGTTGCGGTCCCACAGGCTGCGGCCGGAGAAATGCTGAGCCGGGGTGGCGGTCAGGGTCACACCGGAGACGGTCGTGGCCTGCCACCAGTCCAGTTGCTGCACCTTCTCGGCCGGCACACCCCAGTCGATCAAGCGCTGGCCCACCCCCAACGGCGTCAGGAAATGCCGCACCTTGGGCGCCAGCGCCTTGACGGTGGCTTCGTCCAGATGGTCGTAGTGGTCATGGGACAGGATCACCGCCTCCAGTTCCGGCAGGTCCGACAGCGCCATCGGTGGTGCATGGAAGCGCTTGGGGCCAGCGAAGGAGAACGGCGAAGCCCGCTCGGAGAACACCGGATCCGTCAGCCAGAAGCGGCCTTGCAGCTTCAGCAGCACGGTGGAATGACCCAGGCGAAACAGCGTGCGGTCCGGCGCGGCCAGCAACTGGGCCTGGGTGATGGGCTGGACCGGGACCGCCTGCCCGGTGGTGGGCATGGTGCCAGCGGGCTTGCGGAACATCACATCCCAGAACAGCCCCAGGGTCTTCCAGAAGCCCTGCTTGGGCTCGACGGCAGCGTTGTGGAACTTGCCATCGGCGTCGCGGCGGTAACCGGCTGACGAAGCGCTGGCCGACGCTCCAACGACCACTGATGCGCCCATCGACGCGCCCGGCCGTGCAGCCGATGACAAGTCGCCACTGGACCCAGGGGCCGCGTCCACAGGGGCGACGCTGGGGTGCCGGGGGGCAGAGAGAGAAACAGTCACAGCAACAACTCCCACAAAACAGATCAGGGCCGCCGACGCACGGCGGATGGCAGAACGGGACATCGGCACTCCGGACGACTGGCCTTGACACTTGCCCAAACAAGTGCACTACACAGTGTAGTTTCGGATGCAGTGTAGGCAGGGCCACCCAAAAAGTAAACTCCCGCGTGTAACATAGGCCCATGTGCCCCGACCTGCCCCTGTCCGCTTCCAACACCGCCCCCGCCCCCGCCTCCGCCTCCGGCTCTGCGGCCGGGGACGCGAGCCCGCTTCGCCTGACCGACCGCAAGCGGCAAGCCATCGTGGACGCGGCCATTGCCGAGTTCCGGGAATACGGCTTTGAGGTGGCCAACATGGACCGGATCGCGGCCCGGGCGCAGGTCTCCAAGCGCACCGTCTACAACCACTTCTCCGGCAAGGACGCTCTGTTCGAAGCCATCGTGGAGCGGCTCTGGTCTTCCACCAAGGACGATGTGGAAGTGCCCTATCAACCCACGCAGCCGCTCCGGCCGCAGTTGATGGCGCTGATCCAGAAAAAGCTGGGGATGATGAATGACGAGCAGTTCATCAACCTCGCGCGGGTGCTGATTGCGGAGGCCATCCACACCCCGGAGCGGGCGCGCGAGATGCTGGCCCGGCTGGGCAGCCGGGAAGAAGGGGTCACCGTCTGGGTGCGGGCTGCCGTCGAGGATGGGCGCTTGAATGCGCCCGATCCGGTCTTTGCGTCCGCCCAACTTCAGGCGCTGGTAAAGGGCTTTGCCTTCTGGCCGCAGATCACCATGGGGCAGCCGCATCTGACTGAAGCGGAGCAGCAACGGGTGGCGGCCTCCACCGCCGACCTGTTCCTGCGCAGCTACGCGGCGGCGCGCGAGACCAGCCCGTGAGGCGCGCAGGCGCCCCGGCGCGGTCCGCTCTCGAAGCAAACACACGGCATCACCCTGAGCCCAACGGATCCGTGCCGGACGGGCAACACGCCGCTGCTTGCCGCACGTGCGCCTGATTCACGGCCAGGGCCGCCGAAGGGCGCCGAGGGCCGCCGAGGGCCGCCGAGGGCCGCGAGCTTCAGTTGGACTCTTTGATCAACCGGCCGGACCCCGCCTGCAACGGGCGGGCATTCATCGGATAGAGCCGCGAGAAGATGGAAATCTGTTGGGTGGAGAGTTGCACCGGTTGGCGAAGCACCATCCACAACACGCCTTCGCTGCAGGGCGGCACGGTCAATGAGCCCATGTAGGTGAAGTAGGCCTTGTCCTTGGGCAGCAGTTGGCCCAGGTCGATGGTGACGGGTGCGTCGTAGCTCTCGCCGCGCTCCAGCGGCAGATAGTTCCAGATGGTCTGGATCAGCGGCTGGTCCTGCCCCCGCTCCAGCAGCACGGCGATCACGGCCAGCCGGCCGTCGGCGTCCTTGTGCACCAGGTGGGCCACCATGTCGTATTGACGGCCGTTGATGCGTTCTTCGCTGGGGCGGTGGAAGTGGAACTGCTGCAGTTCAAAGCGACGCCCCATGATCTCGATGAAGTTGCCGGACGACACGTTGACTTGGATGGTGTGCCCGTTGTCCACCACGGAGAACCGGCTGGCGTGATAGTCGAACCGGATGGCTTCCTGGTCCACCCGGATGGTGTCGCGGATGTCGATCGGGCTTTGCCGGGTCCCAATGGCGCATTGACGCCATTCAGGCAACAGCTGGCCCCAGCGGTCCGGGCCATTCTCACCGGTGTAGGACCAATGCGGCTCCGGCCGAGCGGCCGAGGCGGCCACGGCGACGGACGGCAGCGTGGTGGACTTGCCAGCGCCGCGACGCGGGCGGTCGTCCTTGTCCTTGGTCTCCTTGCCGTCCTTGGCACCCTTGGCGCCTGCACCCTGCTTGGTGCTGCTGCTGATGTCCTCTTTCAGACGCTCGGCGAGCCGTTGGCGGAGTTGCTCCGGCGATTCTTCCGCCTGGGCATGCGCACGGGGCAGCGCGCCCATCGCCAGGGGTAGCGCTGTGCAGACAGCAATCAGGGCAGACAGCCAGCGACGGCCACCAGCAATGGACAACATGGCAAGACTCCGGACGGCGAGCGGCTCCTGTTGGGGAACAGGGCCCAAAGGGCGACAAGTTGACGCCGCATTCCTTATTGTCGGCAACGCGGCTGGCGACTTGAGTGGGTTGAGTTCGCAGAACGGCACAACCAGTGCACGGCGCGGCTCCAAGTGGGCATCACCACGGACTTCCTGAACCCGCAGCGAGTCCAATGATCGGGATGATCGGGATGACCCGGATTGGCCAGATGACCTGGATCCCCCGAAGCGCTCGGAGCGCTCGAAGCGCCTGAAGCGTAGGAAGCCTCCGAAGCGTGCGACGCCATCAACGCGCCTGCTCAGAGCATCTCGCGCCGGATCCAGACCCAGGCGCCCAGCCCGATGCACAACAAGCCGGTGGAGGCCAGCGCCAGCACCAGCGTGGAATGCATCACCAACGGCACCAGCACACCGGCCACCAGCCCGTTCGCCGCGCTGCCCACACACGCCTGCAGCGACGACGCCATGCCGCGCCGTTCCGGCGCCTGGTCCAGCACCATCAAGGTCACCACCGGCACCATCAGCGCCCAGCCGAAGGCGAAGCCGCCGATCAGCGGAAAACTCCACCAGGCACTCAGCGGCAACAGCAGGTTGCCCGCAATGTTGAGCAGCGAGGTGGACACCATCACCAGAAAGCCATGGCGGATCTGACGGCTGGGGGGAATGCGTCCCGCCAGCCGTCCGCTGAGCCAGGCCCCACCCATGATGCCGCCGATGGTGAAGAGGAAGAAGATGAAGAACTGCGTCGGCGCCAGGCCCAGATGCTCACCGAGGAACACCGGTGCCGCCAGCACATAGAGGAACATGCCATTAAACGGAATGCCGCTGGCCAGCGTGAGAAGCAGGAAGCGCCGGCTGCTGAACAAGCTGGCATAACCCCGCATCAGCGCCCGCACGTTGAACGGCTGCTTGTGATCCTTGTGCAGGGTTTCCGGCAGCAGCCGCCAGTTGGAGACGAACAGCAGCGCACCCACCAGGCTGAGGAACCAGAAGATGGCGTGCCAGTCGGCATGTGCAAACAAGAAACCACCGATCATCGGTGCGATGGCGGGCGCGAGGCCGAAGAAGATCGTCACCTGGGACATGACACGCTGCGCCTCGGAAGGCGGGAACATGTCACGGATGATGGCGCGAGACACCACCACCCCTGCGCCGGCCGACAGGCCCTGCACCACCCGCCAGAACACCAACTGGCCGATGCTGCCCGCCAGCGCGCAACCCACCGATGCAAGCGTGAACACCGCCATGCCGGCCAGCACCACCGGGCGGCGCCCGAAGCTGTCGGACAGCGCGCCGTGGAACAGGTTCATCACCGCAAAGCCAAGCAGATAACCGGACAGCGTCTGCTGCATTTCCACCGGTGTTGCATCCAGGGCATGCGCAATGCCGGAGAAGGCAGGCAGGAAGGTATCGATGGAAAACGGCCCCACGGTGGCCAATGCCGCCAGAAGGATGGAAAGCGCCCAGCGGGGGGCGCGCCAAAGTTGGCTGGCTTGTGGATTCATGCGGGGATGACCTGCAACATGGGGGTCATAGGCCGACAGCCGCACAAGAAGTGCGCATGTCGCCCATGCAATCAAATGGGGAGTCAGATGGCGGATAAGCGGCGCACGGCAGTGTAGCGGCCGCCCCTACACTGCGACGGTTTTGGGGGCGAGGAGCAACAGGCGTGCCGGGCGTTTTGAGCATTGGGGTGATTGGACTTGGCGTGATGGGTCAGCGGATGCTGGCGCGTCTGGCCGGTCACGGCCGTCTGCGGGTGACCCGTGTCTGGGACGAGAACCCGGAGGTGATGGCACAGGCCCTGGGGCATTACCCGCTGTTGCGGGCCGCGAGCAGTGCGCAGGCGCTGATGCAGGAGCCGGGGCTGCATGGGGTGTACATCGCCACGCCGCCCGACTCCCACATGCCGCTGACGGCGCAGGCATTTGATGCTGGGCTGGCGGTGCTGTGCGAGAAGCCGTTGACCACGGATTTCGAGGCGGCCAAAGCCGCGATTTCGCGCATCCAGCGCGAGCAGCAGCGGGCTGCGGTGAACTATTCATTGGCGTCCTCCACTGGGCTGGCGGCATTGCAGCTGGCGTTTGGTGTGGGGGCTCGCCGCACGCTGGGCACGCTGCAGGAAGTGCGGATCGAAGCCCGGTTTTCCACCTGGCCGCGCCCCTGGCAGAGTGGCGCAGGCCGTTGGCTGGCGCAGCGAGGGGAAGGCGGGTTCACACGTGAGGTGTTGTCTCACTTCGTGTTTGTGCTGCAGCGGGTGCTGGGCCCGGCGGAGGTGATCGCCAGCCGGGTGACCTGGCCGGACGATGGCGTGAGCGCCGAGACAGGCCTGGAAGCCGAATTGGTGGCCGCCGGAGTGCCGGTGACCATCCGCGCCGGCATCGGCGGCGAGAAGGTCGACGACAACCGCATGTGGTGGCGCGCCACCGAAGGCGAAGTGGAACTGAAGGACTGGTTCGGCGTGACGCAGCAGCGGCAGGGCGAACGTGTGCAAAGCCTGGGCGATGCGGACATGCTGCGCATGACCGGCATGAATGATCAGCTCAACCATTGGTCGGCGATGCTGGAAGGCCGCTCACACAGCCTGCCAGGGTTTGCGGAAGCGCTGGCCGTGCAGCGGACGATCGAGCGCTTGTTGCTGGGCGTGGGCTGAAGGCTGCACCGATTTCGCATCCCCTCAGGGGGCAAACAGTGAGGCCCGTGTTCCTGGCAAAGCGGCAAGAAGGCGCTTCAACATCTCTGGATCATCGGCGAACACGGTCATCCAGACACTCCAGAAACCTTTGGCTTCTGCGGAATCGACGATTTGCTCCCGCATTTCATCGCAAGGACATCGGGCCAAGCGCTCCTTCGCGCGTTTGGCTCGGTCCCAGGCTTCCATTCGATTCAACCATCGACGGTCGGAGGCTTCAGCCGTATCAGCTTGCCGGCTCCTCCTTGGGCTGGCGCGATGACCCCAGACCGGCTGCCAGGCGCTCCATTTCCAGAAAGGCGTGATAGGCGATATGCGTCCAACTGAGACGTTGGGCGATCACTCTCCACATTGTCGTGGAGCGTCCAAAGTCGCCCCGCGCCGTAATACAGCAACAGCGGCAGATCGGGACTTTCTCCGGACTTCAATCGAGTTCGATCATTGACACCCAACTGAACGAATTTCTTGGCTTTTCCGCCGCGGTCGCCCATCTCTCGGCGCCATGTCAATGCAGTCGAACCAATATCGACCGTGGCTTCCAGCGCCACGTCGTCCATCTGCTCCCTGAATACCTGACCCTGCTTCTGGGTAAACACCGCTCGCGCATCCGCTGCCTTGATGGTTCCCCCACCCGTCGGCAGCCTGGCCCCTTGAAATAGGTATTCAGCAGCATGGCGGCAGCATCGAGCACTGTGGTCTTGCCCTTGCCGTTATTGCCAATCAAGACGGTGAATTGAGGATGGAACTAAAACCTTGCCTGCTCGTAGCGGCGAAAGTTGGTCAGCGCAATCTGTTGAATCTTCATGGGTGGAACGCGACGTGAGATCGGGCCGTTGTGCTGGGCTCAGGACCCGGACAAGGGAGAAGAGCGTCGAAGACCTCGAAGCGCCGTCCGATGATCTCTTCAGTGGCCCACGCCCACTGTGGCCGCTCGCCCGCGACCGGCCTCACGCTCCTCACGAGTGCGGCGCGATCGGCCCATCAGCCACATGAACACAAGCGCCGTGAGCAGCATGCCGCTTGCGCCAGCCTGCCAGAAGATCACGCTCCACACCACGTCCGGCTGATTCAACAGTCGCCAGGTGGTCTGCACGATCACCACGCCGTCCGCACCGAACACCCAGTGCAGCACCCCGGCCCAGAGGCTCAGGCCCAGCAGCAGGCTCAGCGCAAAGAACAGGACCAGACGGCCGAGGAACAGGCGGGCGCAATAGGCCCAGGGATCGTCGTAAGGGCGGAGACTCATGGGGGGCTTCACGAGGGCGGTCTTGGGACATTCTGGCGACGGTCTGGCAGCGAGCGGTCGCGCACCACACCGTCGGCAGCAGAGGCTCGAGTCAGTTCGAGCGCCTGCTCAGTGGTTCCAGTGGCACAAAGGTGCGGTCCGGCCCATACGACAGCCCCCTCCCCCGCTCACGTCGGCAGGAAGCCTTCCACCGACAGGTAGCGCTCACCCGTGTCGTAATTGAAGCCCAGCACCCGGGGCTTGTCGCCCAGCTCCGGCAGCTTCTTGGCGATCGCCGCCAAGGTGGCACCACTGGAGATGCCCACCAGCACCCCTTCTTCACGTGCGCTGCGGCGAGCGAATTCCCGGGCCTCTTCGGCTTCCACCTGGATCACTCCGTCCAGCAGTTCGGTGTCCAGGTTCTTCGGGATGAAGCCGGCGCCAATGCCCTGGATCGGATGCGGGCTCGGTGCGCCACCACTGATGACGGGAGACGCCGCTGGTTCAACGGCAAACACCTTGAGCTGGGGCCAGGCCTTTTTCAGCACCCGCGCACACCCGGTGATGTGGCCGCCCGTCCCCACGCCGGTGATCAGCACGTCCAGGCCCTCGGGGAAATCTTCCAGAATCTCCTGGGCCGTGGTGCGCACATGCACATCGACATTGGCACCGTTTTCGAATTGCTGCGGGATCCAGGCGCCAGGCGTCTGGGCGGCCAGCTCTTCTGCCCGCGCAATCGCGCCCTTCATGCCCTTCTCACGCGGGGTCAGGTCAAAACTGGCGCCATAGGCCAGCATCAGCCGGCGGCGTTCGACGGACATGCTGTCCGGCATCACCAGCACCAACTGGTAGCCCTTCACCGCCGCCACCATGGCCAGACCCACGCCGGTATTGCCAGAGGTCGGCTCGATGATGGTGCCGCCAGCCTTGAGCAGGCCGCGTGCTTCCGCGTCTTCCACCATCGCCAGTGCGATGCGGTCCTTGATGGAACCGCCGGGGTTGCTGCGCTCGGATTTGATCCAGACCTCCGCAGAACGATCAGCAAAAAGGCGCTGGAGGCGGATGTGGGGCGTGCGGCCGATGGTGGCCAGGACGTTGTCTGCTTTCATGGGAGCTTCCTGCAATGAGGCCCCCATGCTAGGGCCTATTGGCACGACGACAAGGGGTCGCGTCAGCTGGTCAACCGCTTTTCCATGAAGACCACCCCCGGATCGGTGGCATGTGGCCCGAACGGCTCGCGCCGGTCATAGCCCATGCGTTCATACAGCGCCAGCGCTTCGGCCTGGTGCGCGCCGGCCTCCAGCCGCACCAGCGGGATGCCTTTGGCACGCAAATGCGCTTCGAGCTGTTCCATCAGCGCCTTGGACAAACCCCGCCCCCGGAACTGCGGATGGACAAACATCCGCTTGATCTCCCCATAGGGTTCGGACGGGTCGTCCTTCACCACCTGCACAGCGCCACAACCGGCCAGCCATTCCGCCAGCCAGACACCCAGGAAAAGCTCCTGGGCAGGCGCTGATGCAGGCGAAGGGGATGGAGGCGCCTGAGACCCCGGCAATGAGCCCAAACGCTCACCTTCCCGCTGGGAAGACGACACCATCGAGGCATCGAACTGCGCCAGCAGGGATTGGGCCGCCTGGCTGCGGGGGTCAAGGGCTACGATCTGCATGGCCTTCATTGGCAATTTCCGTTCCCACCGCATACGCGGGCTCAGGCCCGGATCTGCCAGCCAACTCATGCCCGGCCAGGCAGACACCTGGCGTCCCCTACAATCCCCCCTGTGAAGCAAGCCAGACCGCCGCTGGTGAAATCGTGGAAACACGGCACTGGAGGAAGGTCCGGACTGCATAGAGCGGCGTAGCAGCTAACGGCTGCCCGGCGTAAGCCGAGGATCAGAGCAACAGAGACGAGTCGGACGGGGCCTGCCCCGTCCGGGTGAAACGGGCAATCTCTACGCGCAGCAACACCAAGTAGGCCAGCGTTGATGCGGCTCGCAGAGCTGGCGGGTAGGTGGCACCGAGCCGTGGCAGTGATGCCCGGCCCAGAGGAATGGCGGTCACACAGGCAGGCCCGCAAAGGCCCGCCTGTGCACAGAATCCGGCCTATCGGCT
This genomic window contains:
- the rsmH gene encoding 16S rRNA (cytosine(1402)-N(4))-methyltransferase RsmH — encoded protein: MSATPFTHTTVLLQETVDGVLNDPAGIYVDGTFGRGGHSRLLLSRLSDPGRLIAIDRDPEAVAAATSGQTRVDDPRFSICHAPFADMAAQLDALHVNQVHGVMLDLGVSSPQIDNPERGFSFRFDGPLDMRMDTTRGESAAEFLARADVTQLATVIRDYGEERFALPIAKALVARRESGRAVRSTAELSQVVAGAVKTREPGQDPATRTFQALRIFVNAELEELQQGLNAALARLVPGGRLAIISFHSLEDRIVKNFITAHSKDEVDRRAPFAAPKPLALTAIARIKPSEGEVRANPRSRSAILRVAERTDAPLPPPAPESTGKQRRGGRR
- the mraZ gene encoding division/cell wall cluster transcriptional repressor MraZ, with amino-acid sequence MANVVFQGASALALDAKGRLTVPARHREVLQALCNGELTLTKHPEGCLMVFPRPAWEQFRDRVAALPMSAAGWKRVFLGNAQDVEIDSAARVLVAPELRAAAGLQKDVMLLGMGSHFELWDAQAYAAHEAAVMQSELPDALKDFSF
- a CDS encoding MBL fold metallo-hydrolase; amino-acid sequence: MGASVVVGASASASSAGYRRDADGKFHNAAVEPKQGFWKTLGLFWDVMFRKPAGTMPTTGQAVPVQPITQAQLLAAPDRTLFRLGHSTVLLKLQGRFWLTDPVFSERASPFSFAGPKRFHAPPMALSDLPELEAVILSHDHYDHLDEATVKALAPKVRHFLTPLGVGQRLIDWGVPAEKVQQLDWWQATTVSGVTLTATPAQHFSGRSLWDRNSTLWASWVIEDAGLRIFFSGDTGYFDGFKAIGERFGGFDLTLMETGAYDARWPYVHMQPEQTLQAHLDLRGRRLMPIHNGTFDLAMHRWQDPFERIQALARLRSVELVTPIMGAPVDIHQPAATDAWWQAPV
- a CDS encoding TetR/AcrR family transcriptional regulator yields the protein MCPDLPLSASNTAPAPASASGSAAGDASPLRLTDRKRQAIVDAAIAEFREYGFEVANMDRIAARAQVSKRTVYNHFSGKDALFEAIVERLWSSTKDDVEVPYQPTQPLRPQLMALIQKKLGMMNDEQFINLARVLIAEAIHTPERAREMLARLGSREEGVTVWVRAAVEDGRLNAPDPVFASAQLQALVKGFAFWPQITMGQPHLTEAEQQRVAASTADLFLRSYAAARETSP
- a CDS encoding carbonic anhydrase encodes the protein MLSIAGGRRWLSALIAVCTALPLAMGALPRAHAQAEESPEQLRQRLAERLKEDISSSTKQGAGAKGAKDGKETKDKDDRPRRGAGKSTTLPSVAVAASAARPEPHWSYTGENGPDRWGQLLPEWRQCAIGTRQSPIDIRDTIRVDQEAIRFDYHASRFSVVDNGHTIQVNVSSGNFIEIMGRRFELQQFHFHRPSEERINGRQYDMVAHLVHKDADGRLAVIAVLLERGQDQPLIQTIWNYLPLERGESYDAPVTIDLGQLLPKDKAYFTYMGSLTVPPCSEGVLWMVLRQPVQLSTQQISIFSRLYPMNARPLQAGSGRLIKESN
- a CDS encoding multidrug effflux MFS transporter, translated to MNPQASQLWRAPRWALSILLAALATVGPFSIDTFLPAFSGIAHALDATPVEMQQTLSGYLLGFAVMNLFHGALSDSFGRRPVVLAGMAVFTLASVGCALAGSIGQLVFWRVVQGLSAGAGVVVSRAIIRDMFPPSEAQRVMSQVTIFFGLAPAIAPMIGGFLFAHADWHAIFWFLSLVGALLFVSNWRLLPETLHKDHKQPFNVRALMRGYASLFSSRRFLLLTLASGIPFNGMFLYVLAAPVFLGEHLGLAPTQFFIFFLFTIGGIMGGAWLSGRLAGRIPPSRQIRHGFLVMVSTSLLNIAGNLLLPLSAWWSFPLIGGFAFGWALMVPVVTLMVLDQAPERRGMASSLQACVGSAANGLVAGVLVPLVMHSTLVLALASTGLLCIGLGAWVWIRREML
- a CDS encoding Gfo/Idh/MocA family protein, with the translated sequence MIGLGVMGQRMLARLAGHGRLRVTRVWDENPEVMAQALGHYPLLRAASSAQALMQEPGLHGVYIATPPDSHMPLTAQAFDAGLAVLCEKPLTTDFEAAKAAISRIQREQQRAAVNYSLASSTGLAALQLAFGVGARRTLGTLQEVRIEARFSTWPRPWQSGAGRWLAQRGEGGFTREVLSHFVFVLQRVLGPAEVIASRVTWPDDGVSAETGLEAELVAAGVPVTIRAGIGGEKVDDNRMWWRATEGEVELKDWFGVTQQRQGERVQSLGDADMLRMTGMNDQLNHWSAMLEGRSHSLPGFAEALAVQRTIERLLLGVG
- the cysK gene encoding cysteine synthase A, whose product is MKADNVLATIGRTPHIRLQRLFADRSAEVWIKSERSNPGGSIKDRIALAMVEDAEARGLLKAGGTIIEPTSGNTGVGLAMVAAVKGYQLVLVMPDSMSVERRRLMLAYGASFDLTPREKGMKGAIARAEELAAQTPGAWIPQQFENGANVDVHVRTTAQEILEDFPEGLDVLITGVGTGGHITGCARVLKKAWPQLKVFAVEPAASPVISGGAPSPHPIQGIGAGFIPKNLDTELLDGVIQVEAEEAREFARRSAREEGVLVGISSGATLAAIAKKLPELGDKPRVLGFNYDTGERYLSVEGFLPT
- a CDS encoding GNAT family N-acetyltransferase, which translates into the protein MQIVALDPRSQAAQSLLAQFDASMVSSSQREGERLGSLPGSQAPPSPSPASAPAQELFLGVWLAEWLAGCGAVQVVKDDPSEPYGEIKRMFVHPQFRGRGLSKALMEQLEAHLRAKGIPLVRLEAGAHQAEALALYERMGYDRREPFGPHATDPGVVFMEKRLTS